Proteins found in one Triticum aestivum cultivar Chinese Spring chromosome 4D, IWGSC CS RefSeq v2.1, whole genome shotgun sequence genomic segment:
- the LOC123100330 gene encoding uncharacterized protein produces MEAAMSAVVGELVIRFISLVLKKYHSSNHAQSEEKMVERLQHLLMRVCTIVKEVDTRYITNSGMMMQLKTLSEAMYRGYSVLDNSRYRALQEGAGFNEVSSNDSSSSRLYLAKRSRTTDKATRLELHGALESLEIAVANMAEFVVLLGGCERISHRPYDVYMYTENFMLSRHAEKQKLLSLLLEHNNPPGDHAIAVRPIIGGAAIGKKTLVAHVCGDERVRSRFPSILHLNGDTILTILDHGRTMEEMMLVVIEFTSDVGDDDWKKFHSFVIKMGRGSKIIIVSQLKRLARFGSVQPIFLGVMSYDELRYLFKTLVFRSVGPAEHPRLVQIADEFAKLLWNMNGSLVATNSYADVLRRDLDIQFWRCILGKGSRMVRRNLSIYDVHLNTLIHQGHPVDITDFALHPLSMTPYSVNVSIKKELPSVTFGDLITDPSVRPKGDFTLIAWESRIPPYKSFPNFVTSHAQDTHQGSALPGRKRQGEPI; encoded by the coding sequence ATGGAGGCTGCCATGTCTGCAGTTGTAGGCGAACTTGTGATCCGTTTCATCTCCTTGGTGCTGAAAAAGTACCACTCCTCCAACCATGCACAATCAGAGGAGAAGATGGTGGAGAGGTTGCAGCATCTCCTGATGAGAGTTTGCACCATCGTCAAGGAGGTGGACACGCGATACATAACCAACTCCGGGATGATGATGCAGCTCAAGACGCTATCAGAAGCTATGTACCGAGGATATAGTGTGTTGGACAACTCAAGGTACCGAGCCCTGCAAGAAGGTGCAGGCTTCAACGAGGTTAGCAGCAATGACTCATCTAGCAGTAGACTGTATTTAGCCAAGCGTTCACGAACAACTGATAAGGCTACACGCCTCGAGTTACACGGTGCCTTGGAAAGTTTAGAAATTGCTGTTGCTAACATGGCCGAATTTGTTGTGCTTTTGGGTGGATGCGAGCGCATATCTCATAGGCCATATGACGTCTATATGTACACAGAAAACTTCATGTTGAGCCGACACGCTGAAAAGCAAAAGCTCTTGAGCTTATTGTTGGAGCACAACAACCCTCCTGGTGATCATGCAATAGCAGTTCGTCCAATCATAGGTGGTGCAGCAATTGGGAAGAAAACTTTGGTTGCTCATGTGTGCGGTGACGAAAGGGTTCGCTCACGCTTTCCCTCTATTTTGCACTTGAATGGAGATACCATTTTGACAATACTTGACCATGGAAGGACCATGGAAGAGAtgatgttggtagttattgagtttACTTCTGATGTAGGTGATGATGATTGGAAAAAGTTTCACTCATTTGTCATAAAAATGGGTAGAGGAAGCAAGATCATCATCGTAAGTCAACTTAAAAGATTAGCCCGGTTTGGATCGGTGCAACCGATTTTCCTAGGTGTCATGTCTTACGATGAGTTGAGGTATCTTTTCAAGACACTGGTATTCAGGAGTGTAGGCCCTGCAGAACATCCACGGCTAGTACAAATAGCAGATGAGTTTGCCAAGCTATTGTGGAACATGAATGGTTCACTTGTTGCAACAAATTCGTATGCGGATGTGTTGAGACGGGATCTCGATATTCAGTTTTGGCGTTGCATATTGGGCAAGGGGTCAAGAATGGTTAGAAGAAACCTCTCCATATATGACGTGCACCTAAACACACTCATACACCAAGGTCACCCAGTGGACATAACGGACTTTGCTTTGCACCCACTTAGCATGACACCTTATAGTGTTAATGTCTCAATCAAGAAGGAATTGCCAAGTGTGACATTTGGGGATCTTATAACAGACCCGAGTGTTAGGCCGAAAGGAGACTTCACTCTAATCGCATGGGAATCAAGGATACCCccttataaatcatttcctaattttgTTACAAGTCATGCTCAGGACACACATCAAGGTAGTGCCTTGCCAGGAAGGAAGCGACAAGGAGAGCCAATCTAG